The Thermococcus sp. 4557 genomic sequence AGGGCAACGAGGCGGTAGCCTACGGCGCCCTCTTCGCCGGGTGCCGCTTCTACGCGGGTTATCCGATAACCCCCTCCAGCGAGATAGCGGAGACGATGGCTCGCGAACTGCCGAAGCTCGGCGGCTACTACCTCCAGATGGAGGACGAGATAGGGAGCATAGCCGCGATGGTCGGCGCCTCATGGACCGGGTTCAAGGTTATGACCGCTACTGCCGGACCCGGGTTCAGCCTCATGCAGGAGAACCTAGGCTACGCCGTGATGACCGAGACCCCGCTCGTTCTGGTCGACGTCCAGAGGAGCGGCCCCTCAACGGGACAGGCCACGAAGGGAGCGCAGGGCGACTTCTTCCAGGCCAGGTGGGGAACGCACGGAGACCATCCGATCGTTGCCGTTTCTCCGACGAGCGGGCAGGACGCCTTCTGGGAGACTATAAGGGCCTTTAACATTGCCGAAAAGCTGAGAACCCCCGTTGTGGTGCTCTTCGATGGAGTGCTCGCCCACACTAGGGAGCAGATAAAGATTCCGGACGTTTCGGAAGTCGAGATAACCTACCGCAAGCTTCCGGAGAATGAGGAGGAGGCGAGGCTTCCCTTCGGCGACCCCCACGGGGACGGCGTTCCGCCGATGCCGCTCTTCGGTCACGGCTACTTTACCCACGTCACCGGTTCGACTCACAAGGAGACCGGCCTGAGGGACGTTTACACCCCTGAGGTTCACGATAGGCTCGTGAGGAGAATACACCGCAAGATCGAGAAGAACCGCGAAGTTTACGAGAAGTACGAGGAGCACTTCACGGACGACGCCGAGATACTCGTCGTCAGCTGGGGCGTTACCGCGAGACCGGCCCTCGGAGCGGTTCTCCGGGCTAGGGAGGAGGGGATAAAGGCCGGCCTCTTCGTGCCGAAGACCGTCCACCCGTTCCCGGCCGAGAGAATGAGGGAGCTTGGAAAGCGCGCTAGAGCGATACTCGTCGCAGAGATGAACCTCGGCCAGATGATAATAGAGGTCGAGCGCTACGTTAACGACGACGTCCTCCTCAAGGGCGTGAACAAAATCGGCGGAGTGCCTCTGACCGTTGAGGAGATCCTCCGCGAGATAAGGGGTGTTGCCTGATGGCGAAGAAGATATACTCCACCTACCCGATGGTTAAGTACCTCCGCAAGGAGGCATTACCCACAGCCCTCTGCCCCGGCTGCGGCGGCGGAACCGTCCTCAACGCCTTCGCGAACGCGATCGACGGCCTCAAGATAGACCCGAAGGACCTCGTGGTCGTCAGCGGTATAGGCTGCTCCGCCTGGATAGCCTCACCGTACTTCCTCGCGGACACACTCCACACGACCCACGGGAGGGCGATAGCCTTCGCCACCGGCGTCAAGGTGGGCCTTCCCGACAAGAAGGTCGTCGTCATAAGCGGTGACGGTGATCTGGCGAGCATAGGCGGCAACCATCTGCTCCACGCCGCGAGGAGGAACATAGACATAACCGTAATCCTCGTCAACAACTTCATCTACGGAATGACCGGCGGCCAGGTCGCCCCCACGACGCCCTTCGGCGCTAAAACTACCACCAGCCCGTACAGGAACATAGAGCACCCGCTTAAGATTTCCGAGACTGTTGCCGCCGCCGGAGCGAGCTACGTTGCCAGGTGGACCACCGCCCACGTCTACCAGCTCATCGAGAGCATAAAGAAAGCCCTTCAGGTTAAGGGCTTCTCGCTCGTCGAGGTCATCTCCCAGTGCCCGGTCCAGTTCGGAAGACGGAACAAGATGAAGGAACCGGCCGAGATGCTCAGGTGGTTCCTCAAGAACTCGGTCCCGATCAGCAGGGCGAGAAACATGAGCCCGGAGGAGCTTGAGGGCAAGTTCGTCATAGGGGAGTTCGTAAACAGAGAGAGGCCGGAGTTCACCACGGAGCTTAACAAGCTCATAGACGAGGTTCAGGAGCATTTCGGCCTCAAGGAGGAGTGAGAGCCATGCAGGTTAGGTTCGCAGGCATAGGAGGCCAGGGTGTTGTCCTGGCCGGTGTCATACTCGGCGAGGCCGCCGCCATAGAGGGGCTGAACGTCGTCCAGACCCAGGACTACAGCTCCGCGAGCAGGGGCGGCCACTCCATAGCGGACGTGATAATATCCAAGGAGCCGATTTACGACGTCATAGTCACCGAGGCGGACGTTCTCGTCGCACTCGCCCAGCTCGGCTACGACACCGTCAAGGACGAGCTGAGGGAGGATGGGCTGTTGATCATAGACACCGACCTGGTTAAGCCCGATAGGGACTACATTGGTGCCCCATTCACGCGCCTGGCTGAGGAGAGCACCGGTCTGGCGCTCACCGTTAACATGGTCGCCCTCGGCTACCTCGTGGCGAAAACCGGTGTTGTGAAGAAGGAAAACGTCGAGGAGGCCATAAGGAGGAGGGTTCCCAAGGGAACCGAGGATATAAACATCAAAGCCTTCAGGGTCGGTTACGAGGAGGGATGCAGATGAGATACCCTTTTCCGGTCGGTAAGAGCGATTTCATTCAGGGTGATGAGGCGATAGCAAGGGCGGCGATCCTCGGGGGATGCCGCTTCTACGCGGGCTATCCAATCACGCCCGCGAGCGAGATATTCGAGGCCATGGCCCTCTACATGCCGCTGGTGGACGGTGTAAGTATACAGATGGAAGACGAGCTGGCGAGCATGGCGGCGATAATAGGGGCTTCATGGGCCGGGGCCAAGGCCATGACCGCAACGAGCGGCCCGGGATTCAGCCTCATGCAGGAGAACCTAGGCTATGCAGTCATGACGGAAACCCCTGTCGTTGTCGTGGACGTCCAGCGCGGCGGTCCATCAACGGGTCAGCCGACCCTCGCGGCCCAGGGCGACATAATGCAGGCCATCTGGGGAACCCACGGCGACCATTCACTCATAGTCCTCAGCCCCTCGACCGTCCAGGAGGCCTTTGACTTCACCATAAGGGCCTTCAACCTGGCCGAGAAGTACAGGACGCCGGTGGTTCTTCTCACCGACGCGGAAATAGCCCACATGCGCGAGCGCGTTTACATCCCCAATCCGGGAGAGGTCGAGATAATCGACCGCAAGCTTCCGGAGAACGAGGAGGAGGCGAGGCTTCCCTTCGGCGACCCCCACGGGGACGGCGTTCCGCCGATGCCGATATTCGGCAGGGGGTACAGAACATACGTCACCGGCCTCACCCACGACGAGAGGGGACGGCCCAAGACTGTGGACGCCGAGGTTCACGAGAAGCTCATACGGAGAATAATCGAGAAGCTGGAGCGCAACAGGGAGGACATAATCTCCTACGACGCCTTTGAGCTCGACGACGCTGAAGTAGCGATAGTGAGCACTGGCATAGTCTCCCGCTCGGCGGTAAGGGCCGTTAAGATACTCCGCGAGAAGGGCGTTAAGGCTGGCCTTCTCAAGCTCAACACGATATGGCCCTTCGACTTCGACATGATCGAGGAGCTCGCCGGGCAGGTGAATAAGATATACGTCCCGGAGATGAACCTCGGACAGCTCTACCACCTCGTCAAAGAGGGTGCCAACGGAAAGGCGGAGGTCGAGCTCATAGCAAAGATAGGCGGCGAGGTTCACACTCCGATGGAGATAGTCGAGAGGGTGGTGGGCTGAATGTACCTGAAATCCGCTTACGAGATTCGCGACAAGTACCTGAGAAAGGACATGCTCCCGACGATATTCTGTCCGGGCTGTGGAATAGGCTCGGCGCTCCAGTACACGCTCCGCGCGATAGACGACCTCGGCCTCAACCAAGACGAGATAGTCTGGGTCAGCGGAATAGGCTGTTCCTCCCGTGTTCCGGGCTTCGTCAACTTCGACGGCCTCCACACGACCCACGGAAGGGCATTAGCCTTTGCCACCGGCATAAAGCTCGCCAATCCGGACCTCAAGATAATCGCCTTCATGGGCGACGGAGATGCCGCGGCCATAGGAGGAAACCACCTCATCCACGCCATCAGGAGGAACCTCGACATAACTGTGATACTCATCAACAACTTCACCTACGGAATGACCGGCGGACAGGTCGCGCCGACCGCCCTGAAGGGCCTGCGCGGAACTACCGCTCCCTACGGCCAGTTCGAGAACCCCTTCGATATAGCCGACCTCGCGGTCTCGGCAGGGGCCAACTACGTGGCCAGGTGGAGCGTCTTCAACTACCTCCAGGGAATCAACAGCATCAAGAAGGCCCTCAGCAAGGAAGGCTTTACCCTCGTCGAGTTCCTCTCGCCGTGCCCGATAAGCTTCGGAAGGAGGAACAGGATGAAGACCGCTCCGGAACTGCTCCGCTGGTATCAGAAGATAACCGTCCCGCTCGCGAAGGCCAAGAAGATGCCGCCGGAGGAGCTCGAGGGCAAGATAGTCATCGGAGAGTTTGCCGACAGGGACAGGCCGGGTCTCGTGAGGGAGTACGAGGCGTACAAGAAGCGCGCCAAGAAGATGATGGGGTGGGAGGAATGAGAAAGGAAGTCCTCTTCAGCGGCTTCGGCGGCCAGGGAGTCATCCTGGCGAGCGTCATCCTCGGGAGGGCCGCGGCGGTCTACGAGGGACTCTACGCCGTTCAGACACAGGCCTACGGGCCGGAGTCTAGAGGTGGAGCGAGCAAGGCGGAGGTGGTCATAAGCGACGAGCCCATAGACTACCCCAAGACCCTCAATCCCGACTGTGCCGTCTTCTTCTCCCAGGAGGCATACAACAAGTACCTCCACACCGTCAGGAAGGGTGCCCGCATAATAGTCGAGGAGGAGCTCGTTCCGCACAGGGACACCGAGTTCGAGAAGGGGCTTGAGGTAGTCTCGCTGCCGCTCACGGAGATAGCCGAGGAAACCACCGGACTGAGCCTCACCATGAACATCCTCACCCTCGGAATCCTGACGGCGTGGACTGGAGTCGTGAGCAGGGAGGCCATAGAGAAGGCCGTTCTGGATGCGGTTCCCAAGGGCACCGAGGAGATAAACCTCAAGGCGCTTCACAAGGGTTTCGAGCTCGGGGAGAAGGCAAAGGCCGGAGACCTCTAATTCCCTTTCTTTCCCAAAACCTTATCAACTTGCATTTCTATTTCTTACCATGCTCGTCAACGAGACCAAGGAGCGAACGTGGCACGGGCCTGTGAAGGTAGCGGACAGCTTCTTTAAGCGCTTCAGGGGATTAATGCTGGTTAGAAATATCAACTATGCCCTGGTCTTCATTCTTCCGGCGGAAACCAAGGCCAACGCGTCAATCCACACCTTCTTCATGCTGAGCGATATAGACGTAATCTGGCTGGACTCCGCGAGACGGGTGGTGGACTTTAAAACTGCCCGGAAATGGCGGTTCTACGCTCCGAAAGAGCCGGCCAAGTACATAATAGAGGGGCCGGTGGGCCTGATAAAAACGCTCGACGTTGAGGAAGGCGATTTGATAAGCTGGACCCCAAGTGAGGAGAAGGAAAGGGCCGTGCCGGTGAAGGTGTCGCTGCCCGATGGTCTCTCCTTCGACAAGGGGAGCAACGGAATGGCGCTCACAGAGAGCGTGCGGGAAGTTAAGGTGAAGGGGAGTTAGCCATGCATTTTAACGGTTTTCCTGCCAGAACTCCACGGGGACAAGCTTAATAACGCCCCTCACAGGGCCAAAATCTTTGTCGAGGGTGGCGAGCTTATCACAGTTGTACTCCAAGGCGGTGGCGAGGATTCTAGCGTCGTGGGGCATTAAGCCGAATTCTTTAACATGGTAGGCAACTTTTGTCCAGTTTGAAGAATCCGGCACGATTACAACGTTCTGAGCGCTGAGAAAGCCCAGTATTCCACTCAAATACTTAACCGCCATCTTTCTGAACTCACTACTGTTCTTAAGCTCCTTCCTTATCTTCCACGGGGAGCCTGCGTCTCTCTTCAAGAGGGCAAACCACACCTCGTCAATCACGGTCTCAGAAGTTATTCGCGGTTCTTCCAATTTAAAGGCTTGGGCGGCATACCCAGTAAGTTCGGTCACCACAAGCGCGTTGTACAGAACGCTTGAGTCTATGAATATCAACCCTCATACACCTCAAGCTTCGCCTTAAAAAAGTCCTCAGCCTTACCCTTTCCAAACATTCCAATATGCGCGGTTTTTTTGGCCTCTTCCACCATCATTAGGAACTCCTCTTCAGCCAGTAATTCGCGTAAAAGCCTTTCTTTGAGGGCTGAAGGGGGATTCTCAGCAACGTTCTCCACTACACTCACCAATGGTTCTTAGGGGTATCATGAATAAAAAAGTTTCTCAAAACTCAAACTCCACCCCGTTCTCTTCCCCTTCCCAGAGGGTTACCCTCTGAAGTCTCACTCCTTCCGGGAGCCTTTTCTTCACCTCTCCCGCTATCCACAGGGCTACGTTTTCGGTCGTCGGGTTTTCGAAGAGAGCGTTTAGGTTCCGGTGGTCGAGCTTCCCAATGATTTCATTCACAATTCTCCTAAGCTCAAGGAAGTCCATCACGTAGCCGTTCTTCAGGGGGCCTTCCACAGCCACTTCAAGCCTGAAGGTGTGGCCGTGTATCTCCTCGGACTCTCCGTTGATCCGAACGGCATGAGCCGCCTCGAATTTGAAGCGCTCGATGATTCTGGCTTTCATGATACCCACCACCGGTCGTGGATGTCATCCAAACTAAAACCTTTGGTCCAGGGATATGCATAATCCAACATATTTTAGCCATTTAAAAATAACCCACCGTAATGTTTAAAACCCGCAGGTCTTATAAGGGGCTAAATCCATTGCCGGGACGGTGGTTAAAATGGTCAGGTACATGGTAACCTCCGCACTCCCTTACGCTAACGGTCCGATTCACGCGGGACACCTGGCAGGGGCGTACCTTCCGGCGGACATCTTCGTGCGCTACCTGAGGCTCAAGGGAGAGGAAGTGCTCTTCGTCTGTGGAACCGATGAACATGGAACCCCCATAACCTTCCGCGCACTCAAAGAGAACAGGAGCGCCAGGGAGATCGTCGACGAGTTCCACGAGCACATAAAGACGACCTTCGAGAGGGCCAAGATAAGCTTCGACTACTTCGGCAGGACCGAGCTGCCGGTTCACTACCGCATAAGTCAGGAGTTCTTTCTCAAGGCTCTGGAGAACGGACATCTCGTCAAGAAGGTCACCAAGCAAGCCTACTGCGAGCACGATAAGATGTTCCTGCCCGACAGGTACGTCATAGGCACCTGCCCCTACTGCGGTGCCGAGGATCAGCGCGGCGACCAGTGTGAGGTCTGCGGTCATCCACTGACGCCGGAGAAGCTTATCAACCCGCGCTGTAACATCTGCGGCAACCCGATAACTTTCAAGGACTCAGCTCACTATTACATCCGGATGCAGGACTTCGAGGAGCGGCTGAAGGAGTGGGTTCTCAGCCAGGAGCACTGGAAGCCGAACGTCAGGAACACCGTTCTTGGCTGGATTAACGAGGGCCTCGAAGAGAGGGCCATGACGAGGGACCTCAACTGGGGAATACCCGTTCCCCTCGACGACGAGGACGTTAAAGGAAAGGTGCTCTACGTCTGGTTCGAGGCCCCGATAGGCTATATCTCGATCACCATCGAGCACCTGAAGCGGGAGGGAAGGGAGAACGAGTGGAAGAAGTTCTGGCTCAACCTCGACGGCGAGACCAAGGTCATCCACTTCATCGGCAAGGACAACGTGCCCTTCCACGCGATATTCTGGCCGGCCTTCCTGATGGCTTACGGCAAGTACAGGGATGAGGAAGTCGAGGCCGAGTGGAACCTGCCCTATGACATCCCGGCCAACGAGTACCTCAACCTTGAGGGCAAGAAGTTCTCAACGAGCAGGAACTGGGCCATCTGGGTCCACGAGTTCCTAGACGCCTTCCCTGCAGACTACCTGCGCTACTACCTCACCGCCATAATGCCCGAAACTCGCGATAGCGACTTCAGCTTCGCCGACTTCAAGAGCAAGATAAACGAGGAGCTCGTCAACAACCTCGGAAACTTCGTTCACAGGGCGATGACCTTCGCCAACCGCTACTTCGACGGTGTCGTTCCGGAGAGGGGCGAGCTGGACGACCTCGACAGGCAGGCCTTCGAGGAGATTGAGAGGGCCTTCGAGGAGACCGGGGAGCTGATAGCCAGGTATAAGTTCAAGGACGCGTTAAAGCGAGTCATGGAGCTCGCCATCTTCGGCAACCGCTACTTCGACTATCAGAAGCCCTGGAAGACCGCCAAAACCGACCGCGTGAGGACTGCAACCACCGTGAACATATCCCTCCAGATAGTCAAGGCCCTTGGAATCCTCCTTGAACCATTCCTCCCAGATGCGAGCGAGAAGATATGGCACCTCCTCAACCTTGAGGAGCTGAAGAGCTGGGAGTTCACCGAGATTCCGGCCGGGCACCGCGTCAGGAAGGCCACCCCGATGTTCAAGAAGGTAACCGACGAGGACATAATCTACTTCATCGTGAACTACATGGCGAGGGGCAACCCCAAGAGCGCCAGACTGCTCCTCGATAAGTATTACAAGCGGGACGATGTGATGAAGGTTGCCCTCGAGCGCTTCGGGGATGCCAAACGGGAAGAGGCGATGGCAATCCTTAAGAGCATCTACGGTGATGAAATCGGAGTCAAATCCGAAAAGCCCGGAAAGGCCTCGAAGAAGGAGAAGGTGAAGAGAAAGGGGAAAGGTGGTGAAAGCATGGGATACATCAGCTTTGATGACTTCATGAAGGTCGACCTGAGGGTTGGAAAGATAATCGAGGTCAAGGACCACCCGAACGCCGACAGGCTCTACGTGGTCAAGGTCGATCTCGGAGACGAGGTCAGGCAGCTCGTGGCGGGGCTGAAGAAGTACTACAAGCCGGAAGAGCTGCTCAACCACTACGTCGTCATCATAGCCAACCTCGAGCCCAAGAAGCTCAGGGGAGTAGAGAGCCAGGGAATGCTCCTCGCTGCTGACGACGGAGAGAACGTGGCTTTACTCATGCCGGACAAGGAGATAAAACTGGGAGCAGGGATAAGGTGAGGCTTTTCTTTCCATTCTCGGTTTTTGCATTTTCCCAATAATTCTGGAGAGTTGTGAAAAGCTCTTGAAATGTTGCAGTGCCCGTTGATAAACTTAGGGTCATAGTGTCGTAAAAGCAAGACTCGGCGAAATTCTTAAAAAGTTATAGGTCGAGTATTATACTATGTCAATAACTTTCATTGACAGGGAGCGGGAACTTGAGTTCCTCAAGAGGCTCTGGAAGAAGGGAAATTCGTTCCTCCCCGTTTACGGAAGGAGGAGGGTCGGCAAAACAAGACTGCTCAAGGAGTTTATAGCCGATAAGCCCTCCGTTTACTACCTCGCCCGGAACAGCACCTACTCAGACAATCTGAGGGAGTTTTCAAGAACGGTGCTTGGGAGGTTTCCATCCACTTTCCTAAGCGAGACATCGTTTTCAAGCTTTTCCGACGTTTTCAAGTATCTATCGGAGAAGGGGAAGATAGTGGTCGTTATAGACGAGTTCCCATACCTCATCCAGTCCGACAAAAGGGTTCTCAGCGAGTTCCAGTACATAGTGGATGAGATAGTGAGGGCATCCCGTCTCCACCTAATCCTCGTCGGTTCCTCCGTTGGCATGATGGAGGAGCACGTCCTGAGCCAGAAGAGTCCCCTCTACGGCAGAAGAGACGGCCAGATAAAACTCTCTCCGTTAGGATTCTTCGACTCATGGAAGCTCCTCGGGGTCGACGTTGAAGAGGCCGTTCGGATATACGGGGTAACCGGCGGAATTCCGGCTTACCTCGAGCTCTTTGAAAGGTTTGAGGATGTTAGACAGGTTGCGTTTGACAAGAGGGGCTTTCTCTACGCTGAGGCGGACTTCCTCATGTCGAGCGAGCTGAGGGAGCCGAGGGTTTACAAGCTCATCCTCAAGGCGGTCGCCGAAGGAAAGCGGAGATTCAACGAGATAAGCACCCACACCGGAATACCACGCTCGAACCTCTTCAAATACGTCGAAGTTCTTGAGAGGCTCGGCTTCCTTAGACGAGAAATTCCCGTAACGGCGAAGCCGAAGACGAAAAACACCCTGTACAAGATTGATGACAACTATCTGGCGTTCTACTTCCGCTTTGTTGAGCGTTACCGGAATGAGGTGGAGTTTGAGAACTTCAACTTCTGGGACGAGTTCCTTGAGGAGTACAACCATTATCTGGGAGACGTTTTTGAGGACGTGGCGAGGGAATTCCTC encodes the following:
- a CDS encoding 2-oxoacid:acceptor oxidoreductase subunit alpha → MIIRGNEPEQLRLLRKLYKPGNYFMQGNEAVAYGALFAGCRFYAGYPITPSSEIAETMARELPKLGGYYLQMEDEIGSIAAMVGASWTGFKVMTATAGPGFSLMQENLGYAVMTETPLVLVDVQRSGPSTGQATKGAQGDFFQARWGTHGDHPIVAVSPTSGQDAFWETIRAFNIAEKLRTPVVVLFDGVLAHTREQIKIPDVSEVEITYRKLPENEEEARLPFGDPHGDGVPPMPLFGHGYFTHVTGSTHKETGLRDVYTPEVHDRLVRRIHRKIEKNREVYEKYEEHFTDDAEILVVSWGVTARPALGAVLRAREEGIKAGLFVPKTVHPFPAERMRELGKRARAILVAEMNLGQMIIEVERYVNDDVLLKGVNKIGGVPLTVEEILREIRGVA
- a CDS encoding 2-oxoacid:ferredoxin oxidoreductase subunit beta — encoded protein: MAKKIYSTYPMVKYLRKEALPTALCPGCGGGTVLNAFANAIDGLKIDPKDLVVVSGIGCSAWIASPYFLADTLHTTHGRAIAFATGVKVGLPDKKVVVISGDGDLASIGGNHLLHAARRNIDITVILVNNFIYGMTGGQVAPTTPFGAKTTTSPYRNIEHPLKISETVAAAGASYVARWTTAHVYQLIESIKKALQVKGFSLVEVISQCPVQFGRRNKMKEPAEMLRWFLKNSVPISRARNMSPEELEGKFVIGEFVNRERPEFTTELNKLIDEVQEHFGLKEE
- a CDS encoding 2-oxoacid:ferredoxin oxidoreductase subunit gamma is translated as MQVRFAGIGGQGVVLAGVILGEAAAIEGLNVVQTQDYSSASRGGHSIADVIISKEPIYDVIVTEADVLVALAQLGYDTVKDELREDGLLIIDTDLVKPDRDYIGAPFTRLAEESTGLALTVNMVALGYLVAKTGVVKKENVEEAIRRRVPKGTEDINIKAFRVGYEEGCR
- a CDS encoding 2-oxoacid:acceptor oxidoreductase subunit alpha translates to MRYPFPVGKSDFIQGDEAIARAAILGGCRFYAGYPITPASEIFEAMALYMPLVDGVSIQMEDELASMAAIIGASWAGAKAMTATSGPGFSLMQENLGYAVMTETPVVVVDVQRGGPSTGQPTLAAQGDIMQAIWGTHGDHSLIVLSPSTVQEAFDFTIRAFNLAEKYRTPVVLLTDAEIAHMRERVYIPNPGEVEIIDRKLPENEEEARLPFGDPHGDGVPPMPIFGRGYRTYVTGLTHDERGRPKTVDAEVHEKLIRRIIEKLERNREDIISYDAFELDDAEVAIVSTGIVSRSAVRAVKILREKGVKAGLLKLNTIWPFDFDMIEELAGQVNKIYVPEMNLGQLYHLVKEGANGKAEVELIAKIGGEVHTPMEIVERVVG
- a CDS encoding 2-oxoacid:ferredoxin oxidoreductase subunit beta is translated as MYLKSAYEIRDKYLRKDMLPTIFCPGCGIGSALQYTLRAIDDLGLNQDEIVWVSGIGCSSRVPGFVNFDGLHTTHGRALAFATGIKLANPDLKIIAFMGDGDAAAIGGNHLIHAIRRNLDITVILINNFTYGMTGGQVAPTALKGLRGTTAPYGQFENPFDIADLAVSAGANYVARWSVFNYLQGINSIKKALSKEGFTLVEFLSPCPISFGRRNRMKTAPELLRWYQKITVPLAKAKKMPPEELEGKIVIGEFADRDRPGLVREYEAYKKRAKKMMGWEE
- a CDS encoding 2-oxoacid:ferredoxin oxidoreductase subunit gamma is translated as MRKEVLFSGFGGQGVILASVILGRAAAVYEGLYAVQTQAYGPESRGGASKAEVVISDEPIDYPKTLNPDCAVFFSQEAYNKYLHTVRKGARIIVEEELVPHRDTEFEKGLEVVSLPLTEIAEETTGLSLTMNILTLGILTAWTGVVSREAIEKAVLDAVPKGTEEINLKALHKGFELGEKAKAGDL
- a CDS encoding DUF192 domain-containing protein, translated to MLVNETKERTWHGPVKVADSFFKRFRGLMLVRNINYALVFILPAETKANASIHTFFMLSDIDVIWLDSARRVVDFKTARKWRFYAPKEPAKYIIEGPVGLIKTLDVEEGDLISWTPSEEKERAVPVKVSLPDGLSFDKGSNGMALTESVREVKVKGS
- a CDS encoding PIN domain-containing protein; this encodes MIFIDSSVLYNALVVTELTGYAAQAFKLEEPRITSETVIDEVWFALLKRDAGSPWKIRKELKNSSEFRKMAVKYLSGILGFLSAQNVVIVPDSSNWTKVAYHVKEFGLMPHDARILATALEYNCDKLATLDKDFGPVRGVIKLVPVEFWQENR
- a CDS encoding 6-carboxytetrahydropterin synthase, whose protein sequence is MKARIIERFKFEAAHAVRINGESEEIHGHTFRLEVAVEGPLKNGYVMDFLELRRIVNEIIGKLDHRNLNALFENPTTENVALWIAGEVKKRLPEGVRLQRVTLWEGEENGVEFEF
- the metG gene encoding methionine--tRNA ligase produces the protein MVRYMVTSALPYANGPIHAGHLAGAYLPADIFVRYLRLKGEEVLFVCGTDEHGTPITFRALKENRSAREIVDEFHEHIKTTFERAKISFDYFGRTELPVHYRISQEFFLKALENGHLVKKVTKQAYCEHDKMFLPDRYVIGTCPYCGAEDQRGDQCEVCGHPLTPEKLINPRCNICGNPITFKDSAHYYIRMQDFEERLKEWVLSQEHWKPNVRNTVLGWINEGLEERAMTRDLNWGIPVPLDDEDVKGKVLYVWFEAPIGYISITIEHLKREGRENEWKKFWLNLDGETKVIHFIGKDNVPFHAIFWPAFLMAYGKYRDEEVEAEWNLPYDIPANEYLNLEGKKFSTSRNWAIWVHEFLDAFPADYLRYYLTAIMPETRDSDFSFADFKSKINEELVNNLGNFVHRAMTFANRYFDGVVPERGELDDLDRQAFEEIERAFEETGELIARYKFKDALKRVMELAIFGNRYFDYQKPWKTAKTDRVRTATTVNISLQIVKALGILLEPFLPDASEKIWHLLNLEELKSWEFTEIPAGHRVRKATPMFKKVTDEDIIYFIVNYMARGNPKSARLLLDKYYKRDDVMKVALERFGDAKREEAMAILKSIYGDEIGVKSEKPGKASKKEKVKRKGKGGESMGYISFDDFMKVDLRVGKIIEVKDHPNADRLYVVKVDLGDEVRQLVAGLKKYYKPEELLNHYVVIIANLEPKKLRGVESQGMLLAADDGENVALLMPDKEIKLGAGIR
- a CDS encoding ATP-binding protein, with protein sequence MSITFIDRERELEFLKRLWKKGNSFLPVYGRRRVGKTRLLKEFIADKPSVYYLARNSTYSDNLREFSRTVLGRFPSTFLSETSFSSFSDVFKYLSEKGKIVVVIDEFPYLIQSDKRVLSEFQYIVDEIVRASRLHLILVGSSVGMMEEHVLSQKSPLYGRRDGQIKLSPLGFFDSWKLLGVDVEEAVRIYGVTGGIPAYLELFERFEDVRQVAFDKRGFLYAEADFLMSSELREPRVYKLILKAVAEGKRRFNEISTHTGIPRSNLFKYVEVLERLGFLRREIPVTAKPKTKNTLYKIDDNYLAFYFRFVERYRNEVEFENFNFWDEFLEEYNHYLGDVFEDVAREFLIELDRGGRLPLHPTKIGRWWRKNEEIDLLALDERNKKALFVEVKWKDLREREAGGILKDVKRKAGLVGLNGWEENYGIVARRIEGKDSLRDKGYFAWDLEDFRRIASLGNKD